ACACGGCTGCTGGCTCTGTCTTGGCgtcctcccctcttcctcactAGCGGCCCCTTCTGTTTGCTCTGCTTATGCTCTTATTGCTCTGACCTCTCCAGTGGAAGGCCTCACACCTCAGACTTCTTCTCTAGCTATACTCACTCCCCAGGTGATCTCACCCCAGCACGTGGCTCTCAATATCCTTAAACTTCTCTCTCTAGCCTACACCTCACCCCTGAACTTCAGAGTCTGAGAGCCAATCGACAATTCATTATTTCCTCCCGGCCAGCTAACAAGCATCTCACACTTGACACCCAAAACTGAACACCTATCTTCCCCCAAACCTGCTGTGATCCTACCCATCTACCCAGTTTATTGAACTTGCCTTCTAAGCATTTCCTATGGCCCTTTTGTCCCCCTGCGGCTCCTTTGCCTCCTGCGGTCTGTTCTCAACAGAGCAGCCAGTGACCTTTTTCAAAGGTAAATCTATTCTTCATGCTCCAACCCTCCCCATGGCTCCCCATCTCACACAGAGTAAAACACAGTCTCCAAAGTTCTCCTGTGGAATCTCGCTCTCTGACCTCTGCGTCCTGCCTCTCTTCCCCTCGCTCGTGCTGGTCCTGCCATGAGGGTCTCTTTGCTATTGCcagtctcagggcctttgcatttgctacTCTCAACGCCTGCTTAGCTTACTTACTCCCTCACTTTCTTTAGTTCTTTGCCAAACTGTCATGTTACCGtaaggccttccctgaccccacgcccagccccactcctgcaatttaaaatatttcctcatcCCCACCTCAGTATAGCCCACTCCCCTTCTCTATCTTTCTCTAAAGCATCCATATACTTTgaatttttactaatttatttgcTTGAATGTCCAGCAGAATaggattttttggtcttttctaatgATTGCCGGTTTCCCTAACAAGAGAGTCTAACACATAAAAAGGCACTCAATGAACCTGCTGAATGCGTAGGTGAGTTCTTATCCACTTCCATCACTGGAGAGCTCTGGGGGAAAGGATACACTCTCTCTCAGCAGGACGGGGGCGGGTGAGGGGGGGAAGAGGCGCTTCCAGGCACTTACCTGCTCCCCGACTGGGCGGGTCTCGAGTGGGGGGAGGTGGCCTGTTACTCTGTAAAGACGGGGAGGCTGAGGTGGGTGGAGGAGGCGCTAGGCCTCTGACAGGCCCTGGTGTCTTCCTATGCAAAGAATtgtgtctctgtggcagctcagggGCGGACTCGTTAGTGGGACTGGAGGGTCCATTGGGGACCCCAGGAGGCTGGCGGTAAGGCGGCGGAGGAGGAGCCAGAGACTGGCCACTTGGTCCCGTTCTGATATTCACAGGGGAAGGAGGCGGCTTGAccgggggcggggcaggaggTCCCTCTCGACCCGGGTGAAGCCTCTGTCCAGGTGTGGGCGGCAGGGGTTTCTCTCGGTTGTAGGCCGGGGCTTTGTTGCTGTGCATAGGCAGAGGTGTGGGGGGCGCGTTGGCACGCCGCCCCGGGGGAGGCGGAGGAGGGGCGGAGGAGCTGTGCTTCATGCCCGTACTGCTGGTGGCGTGAGGCCGAGAGAGGTCCGGTAGCGAGGGTCTCTGCGTCCGGGGCAGTTCTGGGAGTGAGGCTCGGTTGCTGTCTGTGTCATCTTGAGGGCGCCCGCTGGCTGTAGACACCGGAGGCCTTGGGGCAGCAGCTCGAGAACTGGGGACTTGGAGGGCTGGCTTACCAGCTAGGTTCTCTACAAACACACCAGACAGCACCGGGTCAGTACAGCCAGACATGCCAGTGAGTGGCTCCGCATCACCCGCATCCTTAGTGCAATCTGCACGGCAGCGGGCAAAGTGCCTGTTCAGTTCTGGGTTTTAAGGTGGTTTCAGGCGCAGGGCCCATTCACAAACAGTACTGATACAAGGTGAAGGCATTCTGATTTACTCCCTCAGCTTCTGCTTTCTTCTACTCTAACTCCTCCCCTGCTCCCACTCCTCCTTCCTCCCGGCTCTACCACAGCCCGCAATCCCAGAGGGCCCACTCACGACCAGTTGGAAACAAATGGGCTTGGGTGCTTTTCAGATACCTGAACCGTCCTTGGCTCCCACAGGGCGGAGCTTGGGCACTCCTCCTTGGAAGAGACCTCCCTTGGGCTGCAGGGCAGCTGCTCCAGGGCCATAACCACCACTGCTTCCTTTGGGTTCTGGAAAGTATACCATTAGGGTTTTCATTTCACATGCTCTGAAGCTGGTGACCAAGCCAATCCCGAGGAGAAACCCCTCCTCTACCCGGCCTTTAATTTGCAGACAAACCCATATTGCTTTTGCCTTTCCACTGCACTAGAAAGCTGGGTCTCTCTCCTTCACTGCTTCatgtggggtggggatggaactGCTGTgatgaaagagaacaaaaagaaggaGCCAGTCTTCTTTTGTTTAGGGCAGAGGGGTAACCAGGATGAAGACGTGTCCAACAGAGCTGTCCAGGCTCTCCTCTCAAGCCCCAGATGGTAACAGGGCTAATGGCTCCGGGACCCAGGTGTGAGCAAACTTCCCAGGGGCCTTTCAGAATGAACACTTGTAGCAATTATAAAATCATTGCTGTCGCTGAGCGTTAAGACTGTGGTGGTCTCCATACAGATCAGCCAAGGATGTGCCCCACTACCAAGCACTAGTTACATAGGAGATGGGAGGCTTAAGACCCTAAGAACGCTTCTCAAAGGTCGAATTGAAATTCCTAAGGTATTCCAACGAACAGCGGGAAGACAGCCAAAGACCACCCCAAGACAAACCTCTCCCTCTCAAGACCCAAGCACGAAAAAAAGACAGCCCGGCCCAGTTTCCAGGTCAATCTTGGAACGCTGGTGGTTCAGGAGGAAACGAAGCTTGGACTCACTCTCAAGGATGGGAGCACTCCGATCATTAATGTTGGTCACCTTCTTCAGTTTGGTCCCTTTGCAGATGTCCTGTAAGAGAGCACCTCGACCCCGCTGCTCATCTCTACTCAGCTTGGGCAGCTCAGTGTTTGcctgaaggaaaagggaaatataCATTCACCTGAAAGAGTCCCCATCATCACAAGCCTGGGACAAATGTCTTAGGCCAAACTGAATTCCATGAGATACACGTGCCAGACAACATTATTAATGTCCATTATCAtcctttttagaactttttctcatttttctcacattgtaCCTTCTGTGCAGGGTATAGGTCTCCCTCCTATTCAGAAGCTTTTGCCAGGAGGCCAGCACTAAAACTTCCTGAGTTCCTATGTGCTAGGCTCACGTGTTGGGTGTTTTATGTGCATCATCACCATCAAGGCAAACATTTTATTAAACCCTAATGTATGTACCTCAGACACTGTACACATTACTttcattatctctctctctctttttttttttttgcttttttaggactgcacccatggcatatgggacttcccaggccagaggtcaaatcagagctacagctgctggcctacaccacagtcacagcaacacaggatccaagctgagtctgcaacctacgccacagctcacggcaacaccagatccttaacccactgagcaaagccagggatcgaagctgtgtccccatggatactagtcagattcgttcccactaaAACATGAAGGGAACacctcattatctcatttaaatattgaaatattccCATGACCAACTACAACAGGAACATAGGGACAGACAGCTAGATAAATGGAACAAAAGTCCATAAGCATGCCTaggtcaatataaaaaaataataaaagtgcaTTTCATCAGTGCAGAAAGGATAGATTATTAAATACAAGGTGTTAATAACAACtggttaattttagaaaaaaataataaagtaaaataccgACTTCACAGCTTTACTCTCAAATGCTAAgttgaattataaaattttaag
The Phacochoerus africanus isolate WHEZ1 chromosome 14, ROS_Pafr_v1, whole genome shotgun sequence DNA segment above includes these coding regions:
- the WIPF2 gene encoding WAS/WASL-interacting protein family member 2 isoform X1, with the translated sequence MPIPPPPPPPPGPPPPPTFNQANTELPKLSRDEQRGRGALLQDICKGTKLKKVTNINDRSAPILEKPKGSSGGYGPGAAALQPKGGLFQGGVPKLRPVGAKDGSENLAGKPALQVPSSRAAAPRPPVSTASGRPQDDTDSNRASLPELPRTQRPSLPDLSRPHATSSTGMKHSSSAPPPPPPGRRANAPPTPLPMHSNKAPAYNREKPLPPTPGQRLHPGREGPPAPPPVKPPPSPVNIRTGPSGQSLAPPPPPYRQPPGVPNGPSSPTNESAPELPQRHNSLHRKTPGPVRGLAPPPPTSASPSLQSNRPPPPTRDPPSRGAAPPPPPPMIRNGARDAPPPPPPYRMHGSEPLSRGKPPPPPSRTPAGPPPPPPPPLRNGHRDSITTVRSFLDDFESKYSFHPVEDFPAPEEYKHFQRVYPSKTNRAARGAPPLPPILR
- the WIPF2 gene encoding WAS/WASL-interacting protein family member 2 isoform X2; translation: MPIPPPPPPPPGPPPPPTFNQANTELPKLSRDEQRGRGALLQDICKGTKLKKVTNINDRSAPILEKNLAGKPALQVPSSRAAAPRPPVSTASGRPQDDTDSNRASLPELPRTQRPSLPDLSRPHATSSTGMKHSSSAPPPPPPGRRANAPPTPLPMHSNKAPAYNREKPLPPTPGQRLHPGREGPPAPPPVKPPPSPVNIRTGPSGQSLAPPPPPYRQPPGVPNGPSSPTNESAPELPQRHNSLHRKTPGPVRGLAPPPPTSASPSLQSNRPPPPTRDPPSRGAAPPPPPPMIRNGARDAPPPPPPYRMHGSEPLSRGKPPPPPSRTPAGPPPPPPPPLRNGHRDSITTVRSFLDDFESKYSFHPVEDFPAPEEYKHFQRVYPSKTNRAARGAPPLPPILR